From the Deinococcus radiophilus genome, one window contains:
- the mnmD gene encoding tRNA (5-methylaminomethyl-2-thiouridine)(34)-methyltransferase MnmD, whose protein sequence is MVRDSAHPATATITAQQLSEADLRSTADGSLTVHSVRFGQTYGSVHGAQAQARHVFVQGSGTDQGDEARVLEIGFGVGQNFRATLEARQDKALDYLAYEFDPVSAEVLRRLDPPEYPAWTALLNAWPPTPGTPLAVQVDQVRLRVQQQDALVADFPAGWATAVYLDGFSPDANPELWSETFLARVAFALAPGGVLTTYSAAGRVRRALQAAGLEVERCPGPPGKREFLRAVLP, encoded by the coding sequence ATGGTCCGTGATTCTGCCCATCCTGCCACCGCTACCATCACCGCGCAGCAGCTCTCCGAAGCTGACCTTCGTTCCACAGCAGATGGTTCGCTGACGGTACACAGTGTACGTTTTGGACAAACTTACGGTTCGGTGCATGGTGCCCAGGCACAAGCACGGCATGTTTTTGTGCAGGGCAGCGGGACAGATCAGGGCGATGAAGCGCGGGTGCTGGAAATCGGGTTCGGGGTGGGACAGAACTTTCGCGCCACGCTTGAGGCCCGCCAAGATAAGGCGCTGGACTACCTGGCGTATGAGTTTGATCCGGTATCAGCCGAAGTGTTACGCCGCCTTGACCCGCCTGAATATCCTGCCTGGACGGCATTGTTGAATGCTTGGCCACCGACTCCTGGCACCCCATTGGCAGTGCAGGTGGATCAGGTACGTTTGCGAGTGCAGCAGCAAGATGCCCTGGTTGCTGACTTTCCAGCGGGTTGGGCCACGGCAGTCTATCTGGACGGCTTTTCACCCGACGCCAACCCAGAGCTGTGGTCCGAAACTTTTCTGGCGCGCGTGGCGTTTGCCCTGGCGCCGGGGGGCGTGCTGACCACTTACTCGGCGGCGGGACGGGTGCGGCGGGCGTTGCAGGCAGCGGGCCTGGAGGTAGAGCGCTGCCCTGGCCCGCCAGGCAAGCGTGAATTTCTGCGGGCCGTGCTCCCATGA